DNA sequence from the Nocardioides plantarum genome:
ACGGCGAGGGCCACCGGGGCGGCGATGCGCCCGGACGGGACGACCCGCTCGGGGCGCTCGACGGCGTCGACCTCACGGTCGGCCCAGTCGTTGAGCGCCATGCCCGAGCAGTAGATGAGGACCGAGCCGAGCGGCATGGCCCCGGCGCCACGCACCGGGTCGGAGCCGAGCCACGCCGCACCGGACCAGACGTCGCCGGGGACGGTGAGCGAGGCCGGGAGGCGGACCAGCTCGGCGAGGTCGCGCGGTGCCGGCAGGGTGCTCACGAGAGTCCCTGGCGCCACGCGACGAGGTCGCGCCACTGCTCGGCGAGCCGGTGCTCGGAGCTGCCGACGGGGTCCTTGAAGAAGAAGCCCAGCTCGACCAGGGCACCGGACCGGCCGGCGGCGTGGGCCACGGCCGTGAGCCGGGCCAGGTCGAGCACCAGCGGTGCGGCCAGGCTCGAGTCGCAGCCCTGCCAGGTGAGCTGCATGGTCATCCGGCTGCCGAGGAAGCCGTCGAACAGCACGTGGTCCCAGGCGGTCTTCCACTCCCCCAGCTCCTCGACCTGGTCGATGTGCATCGGCCCGGGCACGGCCCGGCCGACCATCGCGTCGAGACCGCTGCGCTTGGTCTCGGTCTTGCTGCGGGCGGCCTCGGGGTCGGCCAGCGTGGCGCCGTCGCCGCCACCGAGGAGGTTGACCGACGCCCACGAGCGCAGCTCGAGCGCACGCACCGCGAACATCGGCGCCAGCGCCGACTTCAGCAGCGTCTCGCCGGTCTTGCCGTCGGAGCCGGCGTAGGGCAGCCCGGCCCGCTCGGCGGCCTCGAGCACCACGGGCAGGCGTAGGCACGGGCTGGGCGTGAAGGACACGAAGGGCGCCCCGGCGGCGAAGGCCGCGAGGGCGTAGACGGCCCCGATCGGCAGGGAGTCGTCGATGCTGTCCACCTGGTCGGGGTCGGCGACCGGTGCCTGGGTGCTGGCGACCTCGATCACGACCACGCGGGCCAGGTCGTGCTGCTCACGGAAGGCCCGGATGTCGGCGGCGAGCCGGTCGACCGCGGCCGCCGCACTCTCGTCGCCCGACGCGTAGCCCGGCCGCAGGGCGGCCTCGACCTCGTCGAGCTCGGCGCGTACGGCGTCGACGAGGTGGGCGGGCAGCACGGCACCCGCCACCAGCGTGTCGGCCTTCTTGGCCAGGGAGCGCGAGCTGACGTCGTGGCCGCCGAACACCAGG
Encoded proteins:
- a CDS encoding inositol-3-phosphate synthase, which produces MTSDQTDTRVEPGSDPGARTGVWFVGARGSVATTAIIGALGIRHGLAPTTGLVTELPELDPAGLPDLGSLVFGGHDVSSRSLAKKADTLVAGAVLPAHLVDAVRAELDEVEAALRPGYASGDESAAAAVDRLAADIRAFREQHDLARVVVIEVASTQAPVADPDQVDSIDDSLPIGAVYALAAFAAGAPFVSFTPSPCLRLPVVLEAAERAGLPYAGSDGKTGETLLKSALAPMFAVRALELRSWASVNLLGGGDGATLADPEAARSKTETKRSGLDAMVGRAVPGPMHIDQVEELGEWKTAWDHVLFDGFLGSRMTMQLTWQGCDSSLAAPLVLDLARLTAVAHAAGRSGALVELGFFFKDPVGSSEHRLAEQWRDLVAWRQGLS